From the genome of Athalia rosae chromosome 3, iyAthRosa1.1, whole genome shotgun sequence:
CTTAGACTCGGACTTCTCCTTGGCGCAGTTCTTCCTAGCCGCGTTCGAAACTCCGACGAGTTCCTTGTTCCTATTCTGCTCGTGGACGACCGCGGGCTCGAACTTCGTCCTAGCCGCGGAGACGAGGCGCTCGGTGCAGTTCTTGTCCACTTCGTCTTCcacgttgtcgtcgtcgtcgtcgtcgtcgtcgtcgtcgtcgccgtcgttcTCGTTCTCGTAGCCGTTTCGTGTACGACGATTTTGCAAGTGGTGGTgacgatggtggtggtggtggtggtggtgatgcgGTTGATGAATCGGATGTCGATCGCAGTCGGCTATCGAACCGCCCGTTTGCGGTTGATCTtcgtttcgcttttttgcCGAAGTAGTGTTCTGCTGGGCCGCCCTGTACCTTACCTTCGCGTAGTCCACCATCGACATGGTGGAGAGATCCTCCTTGCTCGGCAACTTTACGGCTCCCTCGCCTGCACCCCCGGTGTTCAAGATCTGAATATTCTGCGGCGATCCGATACCGCACATGTTCGTTCCGTGTCCCAGTATAATCGGTTTCACCGGTTCAACTTTTggcttctctctttttatcgCCGGCTTCTGTTTCGACGGGTGAACGTGATTGGGGGCCGCGTTACGTTCCGACGTCTCCTCCGGTATTATCACACCGGTCATCAGTGCGTTTATCAGCCTCTCTTCCTCCCTGGCGACCTCGTCGGCGATCAGAAATGACTTGGCGTTATCGGCGTCGCCCGGACTACCCGAAACCCGCGGGACCTCCGCCGACACCGCGGACTTTTCCCCCGGATTCCTCGCGGGGTGCGTTGCAGCGGCGACCTTTCCGTTCTCCTGCATGACCTTGGTATTTTTAGCGAGCGACGACGTGCCGCCCCTCTTACCCTCCGCGGCGccaattttattcttcaaaggCCAGGTCGTCAGTCCGGAGGAAGCGGCTTGCCCGGGGCTCGTGCCACCCGACGGACGCTGATGATCCTGCACCCTGCAGGAGACCACGCTGCTCGGTCTTTTCTGTTGCACGACGATCCTGGCGGGCGTCAAATCGGCGGGAAACGTCGTTTCTATTGTTTCGAGGAAAATTTCGCTGTGATGCGCCGGGCCGGATTTCGCGTTGGGCGAGGCCTGCGGTCTCACTATTTCCGAGGGTTTGTTAGCGTAAGTCGCGGCGTTGTTCGCCGTCCCGACGCCGGACGtcgaatttatttgaatatttttcgctttggAATTCGCCGACGCCgccgacgccgccgccgccgcggtcGTCGCCGTCGAAATATTGTTCAAAGTTTTCACCGGCGAGGACTGCGGTGTGTTGCGTTCGAATTTTTGCAAAGCGAACTGAATGGACGAcggcaaatttttcgatggtgATTTTTGCCTCGAGGCAGCCGCGAGCCTCGCCTTGTCCTCCACCACGAAATTGTTCACCAATTTCTCCAGGTTGTTGTTGTCCAGGTTGGGCGCCTGAGCCAGAAGTTCGGCCGCCGTCGGCCCTCCTCCCCCGCCGGCTCCTGCGGGTacagaatttttcgacccgacaTTGACCTGCGCCGCGCCCGGCGTCAACATCACCGAGTCGAATTTGTCGGCGGCCGTCGCGTTACTGTGGCAATTCAGTATCTCGGTCGGTGCCAATCCCCGGCTCTTCCACGTCTGGTAAATAGCCTCGGCGTGATCGCTTATCTGCTTGGCGATAGCCGCGATGTCTTCCTCTCCCGTGGAATCGGTGGgaaaattttgtctcaaatcgTGCTTAGCGGTAgctgccattttttttattattatccacTCGGCTGTGACCTCGTATCCTTCGAACGAGGCGCCTGTTTCATTCCTCGAAGAAGAGCGGCCGACTTTTCGACAAATCGGATACCCAAGGCCACCGTAAAGCTCGTAGTCACCTCGACTGATCGCACTTTACACAAATCAATTCCATAATACGTGTATCAATTGCGTACACGTCGATTGAACATCCCCCGTACAAGCCGAGTCGATCGATCCGTCAGCatcgtcgtcgatttttcaaaattttatcgatcgctGCTAACGCCGCGACCCGGAGTCATCGTACAACGTCGCTCTATACGTTATCGCGACGTATATGTACAGCAGAGATATCGTAGACCGAGTTTCTCACGTCCAtcagaaatgaaacgaagagcGAGTGTCACTACGCGGCGTAGCCTCCGGTCGTCGTCATACTTTACCGCGGAGACTATTTCCtggaatgagaaaatgaaaaaaactaaatatgTGCGTACGCTGCGTCGACTTCGTCGCGACGCGCAAGGGAGCTTCGACGGTGCATCGGAAAAAATATACCATAGGTTTTCAGCCGACAAGTTTTACGTCGGACGGAAGTTACGAGCGCAATATAACTATAACTACGTGAAATCgtttattttcgttcatcCTGTAATATTAGCAGTGACGCAAAGCTGGACTTCAAAGTTCTGACCGTGCGGATCAAGatagagacagagagagacgGATAAACGcgagtaaaataattgaaactttttcaaaacaatCGAGTAGGTACATAATATCGATATCGACATCGAGACGAAACGCCCACGCTATATAAGGAgcaaaaaatatgagaatcCGAACGTGCagggacgaagaagaagaaaaaaacagaaacaagtGCCGGAGGAAAGAGAGtgaaacttgaaacttttcCGAAAGTTCGCAGAACTGCAGTCGGCATCTCCTTCGAAATTCGTCTCGTACGGATACCCCGTTGTGAGCATATATTTGGTATCGTTCGCCACTCGCCGATCCACCGTGTATAGGTATCTACGTCGTACCGGTTTGGCTAGATTCTTACATCGGAGTacagcgcgcgcgcgcacatGACTCGGGTCGCGTGCCTCACgatcgtataaatataataacatctaggtattgtatgtacatgtgtatacgtgtgtaaacCTGCCaaggatagagagagagagagagagagagagagagagggagcagagagcgaggaggaggaggaggaggattcACCTTACAGCGAGAATCCTGATCCGCGGAATGCcgttgccgaaaaaaaaaaacaaccatcatcaaaaattataaacggTATATCGACGTCCTTCCGCGTGTATACATTAACGTGTATTATAAGGAAACATGCATATATAGATCTTGTAACGCCGATAAAATTTCTTATTAAATTAGCAAAATTAGAATCAGCCGCTCCCTGTTCCTCCGGcgcatacacatatacatataggtatacggaggATATCGGCGTATTATCCGCGAGACATTGATTAATGGCGAAAACCGAATGCCTCTCCACAGGGTGTGTATATTAATAACGCTCCCTAATGATCGCGGTGCGGATGTGGTGGtcgaaggggggaggggggggggggtaaaaaaaagtaggtaaCAAAGGGCGCGAGACTTTGCGGAGACGCAACGCGCCgctgtgtgtgtgcgtgtgtgtgtgtaataataatgtgaCCTTAATTCGGAACGGTGGTGGTCAATTAACGACGGACGTAATTGGAGCTGAAAAACGCCAGGCTGCcgttgtatacgtattatacccgACGCAGTCTTCGCGCGCCGCTCTATAGAAAATAAGGATTTgaaaacgatatttttttgcgtCACCTATAGCCTCGCGCAATTTGCGCTCACCGTTAGCGTCCGATGTAACGCGCGTGAATGAACGAAAGTATGAATGGAGTTGTTATATACAGCGGCAAAAAGATTGCGATAAGCGATCGCGGCGGCGGTGCGCCCGATTCCCCCGTATTTTTTAAACGCGAAGACGAATCGATGAacacggagaagaaaaaaaaaaaaaacaacaacaaaacaaaaaagaaaaagaaagaaaagaaaaagaagcgagaaaATCGAGAGGAACGGTGTACGTACGCCGTTAAAGGGAAATAGAGCGAGGGCGAATAGATCTCATAGCGATCGGTCGAATAAAACCGCCGAGTGTCGCGTGGCCGAAATGATTTACCGTTCGTTCGTAGGGTTCCGTGGGTATTCGGGTGCATTCGGTCGGGCCAAGAACGTGTCCAAGAATAACGCGGCCCGCCATATTTGGCAATGCGAGTCGCACAACACCGCGTTCACCGAACAGTTTCttagctctctctctctctctctctctctctctctctctctctcgaacaCACGTGGTGCGTGTAATATCAACGAACCCACACCGTACAAGTATATCCATCCACCTCTATACCCCGTGGCCCGCGGCTGGCTGGCTACTCcgtcattttattcgttcgaataattttcacttggGAAAGGTTAAGAACGCGCCGGAGCCCACGGTCCCCCTACCTCCCtaacccctcccccccccccctcttcgaCCCACCTCTACCTACCGCCCGCCCACCcgcacgtgaaatttttttaacgcacACGCGACCCGATCGCCGACGCTCTCGTGCGCCttgtaattttcatcgtcgacgtacacgtgaatttgttaattaatcaatctaTACCGTCAATCGGGAGAGGAGATAATCAGGTGTGGGCATATTCGATACGGGTTGACGTTAATTGGCACCCGTTCCATCGGTTTAATTTACGGATGCCGTCTCGAGacggacagaaaaaaataaacgagatatcgaaaataaagaattctcGCCGATTCGGACGACGAGgtgaagagaaacgaaagagagtAGCGACGCGGGcaacgcagcagcagcagcagcagcagcggcggcggcggagagTGAAACGGATCGAtgagagcgtcgcgacgctgctgGATTACTACACGGCGTCGTCCTCATAGTTTTCTCTATGTGCAGCTTAAGTAAGAGCGTTTCGCCGGGATACGGCGAAGACGGCGATCTCGGGATAAACTTTCCCGTTTTCCATACTCGttatattaattgaaaagGCGCGTAAACAAATCGACGGAGGATATAGGATCGCGTTTGAACAAACGCTATAACTGCCGGGACACCTGGTCGACCTCTGCCGCTttaccgtacatacatatatgtatacgtgtatacctgtaaacGCGTCCCGACTGAGAAACTTTTGAGATTTTCGCAAAGAATCTAACCTAATCGCGCGCATCGCGACGCGTCGTCGTGTACCCGAGGGTCGTTGACCTTTGGTCATCCCACGAGAGATTCCTATAtccgcgtacgcgtataatgcATACATTACGATAGGCCATACGGATAATCCGCACGGGCGAACGCACGGGGCTTACGGATCGGCGATACTCGCAATTCCGCAATAATAATTCCGCGCCTCGCGTGAAAAGCGTCGAAATgccaagagagagagagagagagagagagagggagagagagaattcGCCCCGCGCGCCCCTCCGCTCCGAGAATAGCGGGTGACCcgaaggaaaagggaaaaaacaaaagaaagaggGCCGCCCGTatgagggagagagagagagagagagagagagggagggagggagggagggaatgAGAAACCGTTCGGAATAAAAGCGAAGGAAAGGAGTGCGCGcccggagaaaaagaagcgctATTCGCCCGTTGCAGGCGGAGCTTTCTTTTTCCGCTTAAATATAGCCGCACGCGGTCTCGTCCGATGATATTTTCGGGGGCTGCTGCAGCGCCGTTGACTTCCGCTAATAATAATCCGGAAGTATCCGGAAGCCTGCGGGCGCtggctgccgccgccgccgctgctgcaccCTGCCCTTTTGTGCGCGCACACGcgtgatatacatacatgtatgaatatacatacgtacgtgcatacgtataaaCGTGCACGTGTCGCGCAGCGATCACGAATCTATATTCATCTCTGTTCTTACTACGAGTCGTTTCTGTGCAATCAGATTCTGGATCTCCTGCATCAGCGAGCGCCGgcgtatagtatagtatacagTATGCGATATGACGTGCGTAAGattgaatcgatgaaaaaataaatccgtCTACAATAtggaagtaaataaataaagtctTCGAAGCGGCTCGATGaagagaatatatttttttttcacctttttctccatttttcaacttcgttgCAATTCGTGGACATAGGTACAATATGTCTAAAGATGGCGATTATCGAGTGCACGGTATACAAATggattaaatatatacatatgtataagtacacgtatatattaatttatattctCTGAATTTATAACACATTGTCTATAAACGAAGACGTGCGGTGCGCTCGATTATTAACGTGGTCATGTACGCGCGCGGtatcctactttttttttatttttttttttcatttctttcaatttcttttttttctcttcacactCGGACGTTGTATGTTATATGGCTCGTATAGAAAGTATCGCAGTTATAAAAACAATTGAAAGGAATGTGTGCGTACACGTGTTACAGATACGTATatactgtacatatgtatacagggtaggtatatataaatgcatAATCGGTGAAAACTTTAGCAAATTAAATGGCGCCGGGAAGTGTGACTTCCGCGCTACTTCGCTGCAAGTAATCTCTAGATTAATTGAAGCGACGTGAcaacgtttttattttatttttatttttatttattttttttccatcatcttcTTCGTTTGTTAAAAAACAACACTATATCGGTATACAATTCTTCGGTATAACCTGCGATCGATCGTCGTAACTCGGAGAAGAAAACCCACCCGTTCACCCACCTGTACATCGTACGAATGACGATCTTCAACTCGCGTGAgacgaaaatttgttttttttttttcttttttttatttcagcaaTCTCCGAAGCGCgtctcgaaaaataatttcatcgaagaTTGTAATTGAGGTTCGTGAGCGACGTATACCGTTACAGGTTAATACGGGGCTCCGTCATAAACACGGGTATACGCCAAATATAACGAAGAATTATAATCGGccgtaaattaaatttttcagaaatggATACGGAAGATGAGAACGACGGTCGGGgtggggaagggggggggggagggataaGGGGGGGAAGCGGGCTCCGCGTACGGTACGAGTAAATATATTCAGTTTGAGAATAGATTGCGTAGATagataattatcatttatatacgtatatacaccgtaGGTATGCGCGGGATGTCGCCTGTGCCAATGGGAGTGCCCCGACGACCGTCGATAGCCATAAccataacaataacaacatcaaaaaaaaaaaaacaacaaaaacaacaataacaacgataatgataatgcgAATGATAAATCTAGAATCGCGGCACACGACGTTATATACGTAAGTAAGTATAATGTATGAAACGACCTGTATACCTACGCGACAACTACtacctcctccttctcctctctttgCGCATCGGTTACGAACGTGTGTTCCTCTCATCTGCAGGATATCGTCGTACctagctacctacctacctacctacctataattGTGTCTCGGGATTCGAACGAAAGGGGATAAggtgtgcatatatatacgtgtacattttgaTATCGACCGAtcgttgttgttttattttacccacatcggttgttttttttctctctctttcctctctctttctttctctcctctctctccagCGCAGGACACGCTGAGGgatgatgttgaaaaaaaaaaaaaaaaggtaggttcgacgaataatgataattcgaCGACGGGGACTCACCGTGGTTCAAACGATTCGTGAGCGACGACGATCGGCAGGATAAacttatagatatatatattttgacaACCCCCGAGTCCTGGACGTCTCGGCACTACGTTACAGATACAAACACTTCACAATCACTGTATATCGTTATTCACGTTCTACCaactttctttcgttcgtccgATACCCCCGAAGAAACACACACCACACACCCCGGTGGGATCTGCGACGGTTGATACAGTGTTGAAGGAATTTTTCCcgacctgttttttttttttcttttttttctcttctctcttctcttctcttctttttatttttttcctcaacacGGATTCCACACACGCTCCCACACCCTCGGCGATACGTAGCTATAAATAGGTTAAAACACCGAGCGTTTCTCTGCGTCGCTCGGTTTAATtctaaaaaatcgaatacccGGTTCGAACGATTATCTTCGTTCCTCTGCGGCACGGCGAGGGCGACgaatttctactttttcctcccttcgcAAGCAATGGCAGATTCGCGCACTAGCGTCTACACGTTAttacacatgtacacgtaaAACCCGAAATCGGATCGCGGTCTTCGACTCGGACCGACTGAGCCgccaaaaaaatcatcgaagcgAGTCACGTcgattcgttgtttttttttcacggagaGTAGCGGAGTCGAATGACGAGTGAAATTTACGGGTGTTcttgtgggaaaaaaaaaattcgtacgaTCTCTAAGGTGCGCGGCGGCGAACAGCCGACATCGTCGAAATGTCGACAACGACTGAGAACACCGTCGTCGTATCGCGGCGGCTGCGCCGTCGACGTCGGGACGCTCCGGCCTCCTCCCCCCGTCAAGGCTACGCTAGTCAATGGACGCCTAGTTACGAACAaccaacgtacgtacggcacCACCGAATACATCCGACGTTCGAACGaccgacgtcgacgacgtccgttcgccaattttcgcttttttgtaGACGGGAAAATGCGgacgacgaggaaaaaaaaaacgaacgaatcgccCGGATTATATTTACCATCGAAAAATCgctatcgaaaaaaaaaccgacccAGATTTTCCAGTCGAACGTACTCCGGTGCGTGCGCGTTTATGGTCAAAACAGTGCGGATCCGCgggtagaaaaatgaaaacgttttaaaaaaatcgcgCTAGGCGAATCTTTCGTTATTCtcgttatgtatatatatatatatatatatatatttatatattattttgtaaaaagtaaaaacacgttgtatatgtacacgtaggtaACGAATGGGCGGGAAATTCGGCTAAAGTCGGCTGTAGCTCGACTCGTGGACGACCATCCCCCGTTTAACGTCGCCGGTGGTCTTGCAGCCTGAAAATCGAGGACGAGTCGCGTTTAGGAAAATGACGACAGACAAAAAGAATATAGACACACAGATGATACGTAGAGATACATAGAGTCGCGTGGAATTTAGGTGACCCACCTGCGAGCGCGTAAGTCTGATCTAGTTCGTTTTTCAGCATCCTTAGGACATCCCTGGCGCCTCGTTCGCCGTCGCAAGCTAGACCCCAGAGTATCGGACGTCCCACGAATACCTGAAAGTATATATGGATCGTAATTAGAAAATTGTAACCTCGAACTGGATAGATCGTGTCAGGGATGCGGGGTATATAAGGTTCGAATCGATTGATATATAGCATGCCATTTTAGCGCCAAGAGCCAACGCCTTGAAAATGTCGATCCCTTGCCTAACGCCGCCGTCCAAATAAACCTCGGCCCTGGCCCCGACCGCCTCGACGATTTCCGGCAGCGCCTCTATCTGCACGGCAAACGTATAAAAAAAGCAGATTTTCGTTAAGGACGTTCAACTTGATAATGTGAAGAACGCGAAGGAAACTGAGATGAACCCTACCGAAGCGGGAGCGCAATCGATCTGTCTGGCTCCGTGATTGGATACCAAAATTCCGCTGGCTCCGTGTTCTACCCCAAGAATAGCGTCCTCAGCCGTCAGAATTCCCTTCAATACGATCGGCAGCCGGGTGATGCTGaagaaaatcgtttgaggGGGGAGGGTATCGGAAAATTGCTCGGGtttttacgaaaatttcgagGCGCGAAACGTGAACCTCATACCTTTTCAGCCAATCGACGTCTTCCCAGCTAAGCGTGTCGTCGAATAGACTCGAACAATATTCGGCCAGACCCGAGCCGGAAGTGGTCTTGTTTATCTTCGTCGCCTCGATCCCGCTGAAGTTGGCGAGTCtgaaaaggggaagaaaaacgtCGTTACATTCGGAATCTGCGGTAAAATCGGGGAAGTTaagaataaaaacaacaacaacgacaacgacaacaacaacgacaacgcaCGTCAGGTGATTGGGAAGAGTGAATTTGTTTCGTCGGTCCGATCTCCTTTCACCGAACATGGGGGTGTCCACGGTGAGAACCAGAGCTTTGAAACCAGCTTCTTCGGCCCGTCTCACCAGATCACGCGTGATGTCACGATTCTTGTAAACGTAAAGCTGGAACCATTTTATTCCCCCGGGTGCCGCCGCGGCGACGTCCTCCAGGCTGGTGGTGGACAATGTCGAGAGAATGAAGACCGTTCCAGCGTCGGCGGCGGCTGAAAGGGAACCacgtaaaatttcatcgattacgCGGAGAGATTCCTTTCACCGAAAAATTCGGAGTCTATCCAGGAATTCGAGGAAGGCGGGGCGAAGGGGCGGTGGGaacgggggggcggggggaaatTTCTCCAGTGGGCGACCTTGCGCGTCGCGCGCTCCATGCCCGTCTGAAGGTAATCGCTATTGCCAAGGGAACGTTAAAATTGTTGAACGGCGTCTTTCGGCGTCTGCGCGAGAACGTTGGCCAACGGGCGTTCAGTTTTCCGTTCTATCCTCGAATCCGTCTTAAGAATCTCGCGTGTTATTGGCCGCATGGAAATCCCAACCTTACCCGAGGTTATCTCGTTTGACAGGCGAGTATCCCCGCAGTCCGCCGGTTGTTCGTTTGCGTCGTATCCCGTACTCTCGGTGCCGTCTAGGTTATAAAACGGAGAATCGATTCACGGCggcggttctttttttctttctttattattcATCGTCTCCTCCGAGTGGCAGGTAAGCTTCTAGGCTCGTTATCGGTAGTTCGCGATAAACGAAGATTCCCTTACTTCGTCCTTATCTGCCGGATAACCTTGGAACAGTCGGAGCTGATTTACCGTGCAAACGCGTCGCTGGTCCGGCCGCAGTTCGACAGAGTTCCAGGACCGGTGCGGAGAAGGAAGGATCCATCCGATCGGATCCGCGTCGAAAAGAGAGAATTCTACGATCGCACTCCGAACTATCGTCGACAAACGGCATCGAAAACACGACGGAGAGGAGCGTCCGTCGAGGGACGCGACAAGCCACGTGGAGTCCTTCCGAGCTACGCGGAAACCGTTCGCTCGTTgtccccaaaaaaaaaaaaataccccgaTAACGATCGTCCGGAGAAAACGAGCTAATTTTCAACAGAAGGCATCTTCTCCGTCGCGTACGACATGTCCGTGGCACGATGCGACGCAACCTGATCAGTctggtaaaatttttatccctcgCCTTGCTGACGATCGTTCTGACCGTCGTCGTATTTCGCTACGTCCGAAATCCGCCCCGGTATCCAGACGACGGAGATGAGCCGGATCCTCGGGCACCGCCCGCCGAGGCGGTTAAACTCGACGAAACCGACGACGAGAAAATCGACTGGCACGACTATCGGCAGATATCCCAGGACTCCCGTAGAAAAGGTCTGGGCGAGCA
Proteins encoded in this window:
- the LOC105689917 gene encoding uncharacterized protein LOC105689917 isoform X2; this encodes MAATAKHDLRQNFPTDSTGEEDIAAIAKQISDHAEAIYQTWKSRGLAPTEILNCHSNATAADKFDSVMLTPGAAQVNVGSKNSVPAGAGGGGGPTAAELLAQAPNLDNNNLEKLVNNFVVEDKARLAAASRQKSPSKNLPSSIQFALQKFERNTPQSSPVKTLNNISTATTAAAAASAASANSKAKNIQINSTSGVGTANNAATYANKPSEIVRPQASPNAKSGPAHHSEIFLETIETTFPADLTPARIVVQQKRPSSVVSCRVQDHQRPSGGTSPGQAASSGLTTWPLKNKIGAAEGKRGGTSSLAKNTKVMQENGKVAAATHPARNPGEKSAVSAEVPRVSGSPGDADNAKSFLIADEVAREEERLINALMTGVIIPEETSERNAAPNHVHPSKQKPAIKREKPKVEPVKPIILGHGTNMCGIGSPQNIQILNTGGAGEGAVKLPSKEDLSTMSMVDYAKVRYRAAQQNTTSAKKRNEDQPQTGGSIADCDRHPIHQPHHHHHHHHHRHHHLQNRRTRNGYENENDGDDDDDDDDDDDNVEDEVDKNCTERLVSAARTKFEPAVVHEQNRNKELVGVSNAARKNCAKEKSESKEAECKDVQGTSRWGPRVNSPSRPRLEQLVPHPELTTQQRQHIRAAATGTGNNPVRPFLTRGSVAERVLIFEKCPSELLLDKRGPRQPAINTWRSGHEVQSKAQSYIGEKLQNQKNLPPHTTLQRHVKANRNVLIPRFYFPGGKPVPTSQLDATLSRISAAFQSLPGHRATKTQFHTVTKACDCPLYWKVPLFLAAGGDKNGYVDQSMFLEFWKEWSSLHHDAASRFLRMTTRGLRDSIIPEDLIPLVQDVVETHPGLTFLKEATEFHSRYVHTVVARIFYSVNRSWSGKISVSELRRSNLLDVISVLEHEEDINQVTAYFSYEHFYVIYCKFWELDRDHDLYIDKLDLTRHNDNALSTRMIERIFSGAVTRGGVRTAVIQRQRQQEQLQNQQNYYQNNYNRGEEHRDNNHQHQHHHHHQQQQQQQQQQQPGDNKMSYTEFVWFLLSEEDKNHPTAIEYWFRCMDLDGDGYLSMYELEYFYEEQLHRMEAIGIETLPFEDCLCQMLDMIHPAIPGKISLSDLKKCKMTSIFFDTFFNLEKYLDHEQRDPFASTRDHDADGHELSDWDRFAAEEYELLVAEESGNDQSEQMLCDDEM
- the LOC105689917 gene encoding uncharacterized protein LOC105689917 isoform X3, translating into MAATAKHDLRQNFPTDSTGEEDIAAIAKQISDHAEAIYQTWKSRGLAPTEILNCHSNATAADKFDSVMLTPGAAQVNVGSKNSVPAGAGGGGGPTAAELLAQAPNLDNNNLEKLVNNFVVEDKARLAAASRQKSPSKNLPSSIQFALQKFERNTPQSSPVKTLNNISTATTAAAAASAASANSKAKNIQINSTSGVGTANNAATYANKPSEIVRPQASPNAKSGPAHHSEIFLETIETTFPADLTPARIVVQQKRPSSVVSCRVQDHQRPSGGTSPGQAASSGLTTWPLKNKIGAAEGKRGGTSSLAKNTKVMQENGKVAAATHPARNPGEKSAVSAEVPRVSGSPGDADNAKSFLIADEVAREEERLINALMTGVIIPEETSERNAAPNHVHPSKQKPAIKREKPKVEPVKPIILGHGTNMCGIGSPQNIQILNTGGAGEGAVKLPSKEDLSTMSMVDYAKVRYRAAQQNTTSAKKRNEDQPQTGGSIADCDRHPIHQPHHHHHHHHHRHHHLQNRRTRNGYENENDGDDDDDDDDDDDNVEDEVDKNCTERLVSAARTKFEPAVVHEQNRNKELVGVSNAARKNCAKEKSESKEAECKDVQGTSRWGPRVNSPSRPRLEQLVPHPELTTQQRQHIRAAATGTGNNPVRPFLTRGSVAERVLIFEKCPSELLLDKRGPRQPAINTWRSGHEVQSKAQSYIGEKLQNQKNLPPHTTLQRHVKANRNVLIPRFYFPGGKPVPTSQLDATLSRISAAFQSLPGHRATKTQFHTVTKACDCPLYWKVPLFLAAGGDKNGYVDQSMFLEFWKEWSSLHHDAASRFLRMTTRGLRDSIIPEDLIPLVQDVVETHPGLTFLKEATEFHSRYVHTVVARIFYSVNRSWSGKISVSELRRSNLLDVISVLEHEEDINQVTAYFSYEHFYVIYCKFWELDRDHDLYIDKLDLTRHNDNALSTRMIERIFSGAVTRGGVRTAVIQRQRQQEQLQNQQNYYQNNYNRGEEHRDNNHQHQHHHHHQQQQQQQQQQQPGDNKMSYTEFVWFLLSEEDKNHPTAIEYWFRRGRIFVHVRIGILLRRATPSNGSHRHRDTTLRRLSLPDAGHDPPRDPG
- the LOC105689889 gene encoding glycolate oxidase 3, coding for MADPKMVCLDDYERVALGKLLPSVRDYYKSGAGEEFTLKLNVDAFRRYRIKPRVLVNVSNRDTSTFVLGEKISMPVGVSPTAMQRMATPEGECANVRAAADAGTVFILSTLSTTSLEDVAAAAPGGIKWFQLYVYKNRDITRDLVRRAEEAGFKALVLTVDTPMFGERRSDRRNKFTLPNHLTLANFSGIEATKINKTTSGSGLAEYCSSLFDDTLSWEDVDWLKSITRLPIVLKGILTAEDAILGVEHGASGILVSNHGARQIDCAPASIEALPEIVEAVGARAEVYLDGGVRQGIDIFKALALGAKMVFVGRPILWGLACDGERGARDVLRMLKNELDQTYALAGCKTTGDVKRGMVVHESSYSRL